The window AGAAGAAAGTGATTCAAATTGGTGTGGTAAGCGAATTAACCGGGTTATCGGAGAGGCAGATTCGTTATTACGAAGATCGCAAGCTTATTTTCCCAGAAAGAAGTAAAGGAGGCGTTCGTAAATATT is drawn from Paenibacillus sp. V4I7 and contains these coding sequences:
- a CDS encoding MerR family transcriptional regulator, which codes for MSMTKKKVIQIGVVSELTGLSERQIRYYEDRKLIFPERSKGGVRKYSFEDIQTIMEIHTKLMDGFHTVELKRMLAGS